TGCCGGTCGGCACCTGGGCGTGCGCGTGCGTGGTCGCGACCAACGTTCCAAGCAGGGTCGCCGCGACCACTGCGCGGGAGCGGAACGTCATGGCGTGCGCCTCCGAAGGGGATGGGGTAAGGCGGGACATTGGCACGTTCCAAAATCGAGGTTTGGCACGTTCCAAAATGTCGACGTGAATTAGGCGGTCCGCTGTACCAAATGCGTCGGGTCCCGGACCGCCGGCGGCGTGCGTCCCGTCTAGGCTACGCCGATAAACGATTTCGTCAAGTTGATTTGTCAATTCGACCCCCCGGTCGGCGTCCACGTCACTATCTTGCCGCGGGCCCCGCGGGCCCCCCGCCCCCGCCCAGGCGCCATGCTCACCGGATCCAACCTCCTCCACACGAAGCAGTACAACCTGCGGCTCGTTCACGAGGTGATCCGGCTGTTCGGCCCCCTCCCCCGTGCCGAGATCGCCCGCCGCACCCACCTCACCGGGCAGACGATCTCCAACCTCACCCGGGAGCTCCGCGAGCTCGGCCTCATCGTGGAGGGCGACCGGCGGCAGGAGGGACGCGGCGCCCCGTCCACCGCGCTCGCCATCAACCCGGATGGCGCGTTCGGCATCGGCCTCGACTTCAACCGCGACCACCTCACCGGCCTGCTGCTCGACGTCGCCGGCAACGTGCGCCATCGCGTGCACGTGGAGCTCGAGTTCCCGTCGCCGGCGGAGACGCTCGAGCTCATGGTCGCCACCGTCGAGCGATTGATCGCCGAGCGCGGGATCGCCCGGTCGGCCGTGTGCGGGGTGGGGGTGGCGATCCCGGGGCCGATGTATCCGACGCCCGACGGCCTGGGATATCTCGTGAACCCGCGGTCGTTCCCCGGCTGGCACAAGGTGCCGCTCGCCGACTGGCTGCAGGCCCGCCTGGCGATGCCGGTGCTGCTCGAGAACGACGCCACCGCGGCGGCCGCCGGCGAGCGCTGGTACGGCGCCGGCCAGCGCATCGGCACGTTCTTCTACTTCTGCTTCGGCGCCGGGCTCGGCGGCGGGCTGGTGATGAACGGGACCGCGTTCAACGGCTTCACCGGCAACGCCGGCGAGATCGCCTACCTGCCGCCGGTGCTCGCCGGCGACGCGGGCCTCGGGTCGGGCGACGACAGCGAGGCGCGGTCGCACGTCGGCGCGCACTTCTACCTGCCGCGGCTGTACGAGGCGCTCCGGCGCGACGGCATCGCCGCCCGCACGCCGGCCGACCTGGACGCGCTGTACGGCGCGGGGCACCCCGCCCTGCAGGCGTGGATGGACACCGGCGCCGACTACCTCGCAGGCCTCACGCTGGCCGTCGAGTACCTGCTCGATCCGGAGGCGATCTTCTTCGGCGGACGGCTGTCCGAGCGGATGATGCAGGCGCTGCTCGACGCCGTGACGCGGCGGCTGCCCGGTCGCCGAGTGCCGGAGAAGGCGGCGACGGCGCGGCTGCTCGTCGGCACCGCCGGCGAGGACGCCGCGGCGCTCGGTGTGGCGACGCTGCCGATCCACCAGTGCTTCTCGCCGGCGCCGCAGGTGCTGCTGAAGCGCGGCGCGCAGCAGGCGACGCCCGCGTTCGCGTTCGGCGCGCACGCGTGACGCGCGCCGCCCGCCGACTCGGGGCGCGCGGCGCCGCGCTCGCCGCGTTGGGCGTGTCGTTAGGCGCCGCGCGGGCGGGCGCGCAGCCGTCGGCGGCGATCCGGCTGAATCAGCTCGGCTTCCCGACGACGGGCGCGAAGGCCGCCGTGGTCGCCGACAGCGCGGCGACGCGGTTCGCCGTGCTCGATGCGCGCGGCGACACGGTGCTCGCGGGCGCGCTCTCGCCGCCGGAACGATGGGCGCCATCGGAGGAGGTCGTGCGGCGCGCGGAGTTCGGCGCGCTGCGGCGCCCCGGCCGCTACGTGCTCGCCGTGCCCGACGTCGGCGTGTCGACGCCGTTCGTGGTGAGCGACACGCCGTACCACGAGCTCGCGCGCGGCGCCGTGAAGGCGTTCTACTTCTTCCGCGCGTCGACACCGATCGAGGCGCGGTGGGCCGGCCCGTGGGCGCGCCCCGCCGGACACCCGGACGACCGCGTGCTCGTGCACCCGTCGGCGGCGAGCGACGCGCGACCCGCGGGCACGACGATCGCCGCGCCGGGCGGGTGGTACGACGCGGGCGACTACAACAAGTACGTCGTCAACTCCGCCATCAGCACGTACACGCTGCTGCTCGCGGTCGAGCAGTTTCCCGCGCACGCGGCGCGGCTCGACACCGACGTGCCGGAGAGCGGCGACGCGCTGCCCGACGCGCTCGACGAGGCGCTGTGGAATCTGCGCTGGATGCGCCGCATGCAGGATCCCGCCGACGGCGGTGTGTACCACAAGCTGACGACCGCGGAGTTCGACCGGTTCGAGATGCCCGACGCGGACCGCGCGCCGCGCTACGTCGTGCAGAAGAGCACCGCGGCGGCGCTCGACTTCGCGGCCGTCGCGGCGCACGCGTCGCTCGTCGTGCGCGCGTGGCCGCGCGAGCTGCCGGGGCTCGCCGACTCGCTCACGCGCGAGGCGCTGGCCGCGTGGCGGTGGGCGCGGCAGCATCCGGACTCGGTGTACGACCAGCGGCGCCTGAACGAGCGGCACGCGCCGGCGATCAACACCGGCGCGTACGGCGACACGCAGCTCGCCGACGAGCGGCGGTGGGCGGCCGCGGAGCTGTACCTCGCGACGCGCGCCGACAGCTTCCTCGTCGCGGCCGAGCCGCACGCGGCGCCGGCCGCCGACGTGCCGAGCTGGGGATCGGTGCGCACGCTCGGCCTGTACTCGCTCGTCGACCATCGTGCGACGCTGCCGGCGGGGTTCGACACGACGGCGCTCGTGCGGCGGCTCGCGTCGCTCGCCGATTCGCTCGTCGCGCGCGCGCGGCAGTCCCCGTACGGCGTGCCGATGACGACGCGCGACTTCGTGTGGGGGAGCAACGCGGTGGCGGCGAACCAGGCGATGGCGCTCGTGCAGGCGTGGCGCGCCACCGGCGACACCGCGGCGTTAGGCACCGCGCGCGCGGTGCTCGACTACCTGCTCGGCCGGAACGCGACGGGCTACTCGTTCGTGACCGGCTTCGGCGCGCGCACGCCGATGCACCCGCACCACCGTCCGTCGGAGGCCGACACGGTCGTCGCGCCGGTGCCGGGGATGCTCGTCGGCGGGCCGAACCCGGGGCAGCAGGACCGGTGCGCGGGCTACCCGACGCGCGTGCCCGCGCGCTCGTACGTGGACGCGACGTGCGCGTACGCGGCGAACGAGATCGCGATCAACTGGAACGCGCCGCTCGCGTATCTCGCCGTCGCGCTGGACGCTCTCGCGTCGCGGCGATAGGTGCGCGACGTGAGCTGGATCCTGCTCGCTCTGCTCGCGGCGCTCACGTCCGCCGCCACGAACCTCGCGCTGAAGCGCGCGCTCGCGCACGGCGGCGTGGTGGCATCCACCGTGTGGTACCGGTTCGTGGGCGGGCTGCTGCTCGGCGCGATCGTGCTGGCGATGGGCGCGCGGCCGCACGCCACGCCGGCGTACTGGCGCACGGTGGCGGAGGTTCTGCCACCGGAATGCGTCGGCGTGCTGTGCATGGTGCGCGCGTTCCGCGAGGGCGAGCTGTCGGAGGTGCAGCCGATCTTCGGGCTGCTGCCGCTGTTCGTGATGGCCGGCGGCGCGGTCATCCTGCGCGAGGTGCCGACGCCGACGGCGGCGTTCGGCGTGGCGGTGCTCGCCGCCGGCATCTACACGGTGGGGCTCACCGCCGGCGGGTCGATCCTCGCGCCGGTGCGCGCGCTGGCGCGCAAGTCGAGCAGCTGGTACGCGGTGGCGTCGACGGCGTGCTTCAGCATCACGTCGGTGCTGCACAAGATCGGCATCGCGGAGGTGGGGCCGCTGCCGTGGGGCACGACGCTCGGCGTCGGCTCGGCGCTCTCGCTCGCCGTGCTGCTGCCGCTGGCGGGACGACGCCGCGCGGGCCCGGTGGCGGTGGACGCCGGACGCTGGACGCGCCTCGTGCTGCTCGCGGGGCTGTTCTTCGCGCTGCAGCAGGTCGGGCTGCAGCTCGCGCTGCGCATGCAGGACGCCGCGTACGTGGTGTCGATCTCGTCGACGAGCGTCATCTTCGTGAGCGTGCTCGCGGTGCTGGTGCTCGGCGAGCGCCAGGCGGCGGCGCACCGCATCGCGGGGTCGGTGCTCGTGAGCGCGGGGGCGGCGCTGATCGCGTTAGGAGGATGAGACGATGACTCACGCGGAGCCGCGGAGGTCGCGGAGAACACCAGGAGCTTGGTAGTTCGCCGCGTCCTCCGCGGCTCCGCGTGACACCAACCAGTCATTGGAGACGGCCATCGATGCGGACACGACTCCTCGCCGCCCTGCTCTGCCTCGCGTGGGCCGGTCAGGTCGAATCGCAGCCGTTGCTGGGTGACCCGATCGACGTGAGCGAGGACTTCCACCGCGTCGACCAGCTGTACTTCGTCGGCGCGCGGATGACGCGGTTCGACGCGGCGGCGGGGCGCGGCACGCTGCAGTGGGAGCGGTACGCGCGCGTGCCGAGCTTCAACTTCGAGAAGCTCGATCCGGGGCTGTCGCGCGCGCCGGGCAACGAGTTCCCGGGCACCGAGTACGACCGCGACCCCGCGCTGCCGTTCGCGATCGACTTCGTGAGCCCGCGCGCGGTGCGGCTCCGCTTCTCGACGCGCGACGTGCCGCTGGAGTCGATGCAGCCGGCCGACGACCCGATGCTCGCCGGGCCCGTGCCGAGCGACCGGTCGTGGCGCACGGCGGCCACGGACAGCGCGGTGACGTACACGAGTGCGTACGGATCGGTGCGGCTCGTGCGCAACCCGTGGTCGATCGAGATCCGCGACGCGGCGGGCCGGCTGCTCACGCGCACGCAGCGCGCGGGACAGCCGGCGTCGTACTACCCGTACGTGCCGTTCTCCTTCGTGCGGCGCGCGCGCGACGTGGGGCGCTCCACCGCGGCGACGTTCGAGCTCGCGCCGGACGAGAAGATCTTCGGCATGGGCGAGTCGTTCACGCGGCTCGACAAGCGCGGGCAGCACGTGGTGGCGTATCTGCGCGACGCGATGGGCGCGCAGAGCCGGTGGCAGTACAAGGCCGTGCCGTTCTTCGTGTCGAGCCGCGGCTACGGGATGTTCGTGCACACGAGCGCCCCGGTGACGTTCGACGTCGGCGCGGAGTACGACGCGCACCACACGATCTACACCGGCGACGAGCTGCTCGACCTGTTCGTGTTCCTCGGCGACCCGAAGGACGTGCTCACGGAGTACACGGCGATCACCGGCCGCAGCCCCGTGCCGCCGCTCTGGTCGTTCGGGCTGTGGATGAGCCGCATCACGTACAACTCCGAGGCGCAGGTGCGCGACGTGGCGAAGAAGCTGCGCGCGTACCGCATCCCGGCCGACGTGCTGCACCTCGACACGGGGTGGTTCGAGACCGACTGGCGCGGCGACTACCAGTTCTCGACGACGCGCTTCACGGATCCGGCGGCGATGATCCGCGACCTGAAGGCGGACGGCTTCCGCGTGAGCCTCTGGCAGTACACGTACTTCACGCCGAAGAACGCGCTGTGGAAGGAGATCGTCGACAAGGGGCTCAACGTGCGCGACGAGGGCGGCCGCCTGCCGGGCGAGGACGCGGTGCTCGACTTCAGCAACCCCGACGCGGTGCGCTGGTACCAGGACAAGCTCGCCGGATTGCTGTCGTTAGGCGTGGGCGCGATCAAGGCGGACTTCGGCGAGAACGCGCCGGCGACGGGCCTCTACCGCTCCGGTCGCACGGGGTGGTACGAGCACAATCTCTATCCCGTGCGCTACAACGCGGCGGTGTACGACGTCACGAAGCGCGTGACGGGCGACGGCGTGATCTGGGGGCGGAGCGCGTGGGCGGGAAGCCAGCGCTATCCGCTGCACTGGGGCGGCGACGCGGAGAACACGAACCAGGCGATGGCCGCGGAGCTGCGCGCGGGGATCTCGTTCGGCCTCTCGGGGTTCACGTACTGGAGCCACGACGTCGGCGGCTTCGTGCAGCGCGCGCCGCGCGACCTGTACCGGCGGTGGCTCGCGTTCGGCGTGCTGACGTCGCACACGCGCACGCACGGTGCGCCGCCGCGCGAGCCGTGGGAGTACGACAGCGCGCTCGTGGTGGACTTCCGGCGCGCGGTGGATCTCAAGTACGCGCTCATGCCGTACATCCTCGCGCAGGCGAAGCTGTCGTCGGAGCGCGGGTGGCCGATGCTGCGCGCGCTGTTCTTCGAGTACCCGCAGGATCCGACGTCGTGGCTGGTGGAGGACGAGTACCTGTTCGGCAGTGACCTGCTCGTCGCGCCGCTGCTCGAGGAGAACGCGACCCTGCGGTCGCTGTATCTGCCGCCGGGCAGGTGGATCGACTACCAGACGGGGCGCCCATACGACGGGGCGCGCTGGCACCGCATCGAGGCGGGGCCGATCCCGATCGTGCTGCTCGTGCGCGATCACGCGGTGATCCCGCACGTCGCCGTCGCGCAGCACACGGGCGCGATCGACTGGGCGCACGTGGAGCTGCGCGCGTTCAGCACCGACGGGGCAGCGGCGACGGGGACGTTCACGATGCCGGGCGACTCCGTGCGGACCATCCGCGTGCAGGGCGGGCGGCTGGTCGGCGATCCGCTCGCGGGGCGTGTCGCGTGGCGGGTCACGGCTCCACATACGAGGTCCGAAGGACTGAAGGAGGACTGAAGAGGGACTGAAGAAGGACCAACAACACAACTTTTCTTGTTGTTGGTCCTTCTTCAGTCCTCCTTCAGTCCGCCGTGGTCCAACGGACACACGTACGTGGAGTCCAGCTGGCGCGCCGAGCCCCGGCGCGCCAAGTTCGCGATCCATCCTGCCGAGGGACATCGCATGGGCGAGCTGCGGCGCGCGCTGACTCGCGTGGACACGACGGCGCTGGCCGTCGGCACGATGATCGGCACGGGGATCCTGCTCAAGCCGGCGGTGATGGCGCAGGAGGCGGGCGCGGCGTGGTCGGTGCTGCTCGCGTGGGTGGTGGGTGGCGCGCTCACGCTCACGGCGACGCTCACCTACGCGGAGCTCGGCGCGATGTTCCCGCGCGCGGGGGGCGAGTACGTCTACCTGCGCGAGGCGTTCGGGCGCGGGCCGGCGTTCGTGTTCGGGGCGGCGCGCTGGGTGGTGGGCGCGGGCGCGGCGGCGGCGTACGGCGTGGCGTTCGCCACGTTCCTCGCCGCGCTGGTGCCGCTCGAGCCCATGGCGCGCAAGCTCGTGGCCGCGGCGGTCATCGCGACGCTCACGGCGCTCAACTGCCTCGGCGTGCGCGTCGGCGGCCGGCTGCAGACGGTCGTCGCCGCGGCGAAGGTGGCCGGGCTGCTCGTGCTCGTGGTCGGGCTCGCGGCCGCGGTCGCGCGCGGCACGGCGTCGCTCGCGTTCCTCGGACCGGCGCACGCGGTGAGCGGCGCCCGCGGCGGGCTCGCGGGGTTCGGCGCGGCGGTGCTCGCGTCGGTGTGGGCGTACGCGGGCTGGTTCATGGTGTCGATGGCGGCCGGCGAGGTGAAGGACCCGCGCCGCGTGCTGCCGTTCGCGCTCACCACGGCGACGTTCGTCGTCGTCGCGCTGTACGTGCTCGTGAACGTCGCGTTCCTCGCCGCGCTGCCGCTCGACCAGATCGCGACCGCGAGCTCGACGCGCTTCCCGCACGCGCCGTCCGTGGCGAACCGCGCGGCGACGGCGCTGCTCGGCGGCCCGGGCGCGGCGTTCGCCACCGCGCTGTTCCTCGTCGCGGTCGTCGGCTCGCTGAACGGGACGATGCTCGCGATCCCGCGCGTGCCCTACGCGATGGCGCGCGACGGCGTGCTGCCCGCGCTGTTCGGTCGGGTCGGCGACCGCTCGCACGTCCCGGTCTGGTCCATCGTCGCGCTGGGCGCGTTAGGCACCGCGTTCGCCTGGGCGGGGACGTTCGACCAGCTCACGACGACGATCACGCTCGTGTACTGCGTGGGCTTCGCATCGAACGCCGTGGGGCTGTTCCGCCTCCGCCGGCGCGCGCCGCACGCCGAGCGGCCGTTCCGCGTGCCCGGCTATCCCGTGGTGCCGGCGCTGTTCCTGCTCGGGTCGACGGGGCTGCTCGTCAACACGTCGCTCACGAACCCGCGCGAGGCGACCGTCGCCGCGGCGCTGCTCGTCGTGTGCGCGGCGGCGTATCCGCTGCTGCGGCCTCGCGGGCAGGCCCCCGCGAACGGGTCGCCCTCCGCGAGTGTCGACGCGGATCGCTCGGATGCGCCGGATGCCGGCCTCGGAGTGGCGACGAGTGTCGCCCCGTCGCCTCGTGCCACGTCGCTATCCGCGTCATCCGCGCGATCCGCGTCCGAACCGCTCGGAGCCGCCTCCACCGGGGATCCGTGAGACGGCTCGACGCCTAACGAACGGTCGGCATCCAGCCGTCGAGCACGCGCGCCGGCGTGTAGGTGCGCAGGTCACCGTCGGTCATGACGCGGCGCGTGGGGCTCGCGATCGCGCCCGGGCCGGTGCTGCCGTACTCGAGGAAGCGCGCGGCTTCCGGGGCGAACCAGTAGCGCACGCCGGACACCGAGTCGACGGACGACATGCGGTCCCATCCCTTCGCGCCGATGTGGTCGTCCATCCAGCAGTCGACGAACACCGCGCTCCCGACGGCGGTCACGCGCGCGCCGGGATGCCACGGGCGGCCCAACGCGACGGATCCCTTCGCGACCCCCGGCGTCTCCCGCTTCAACCGGCTGTGGATGAACAGGAACCCGTACGGCTTCGAGATCTCGGTGCTCGGCGCGACGACGTAGCCGTTCCCCTCCTGCGGGCGGTGCAGGTCCCGCGTCACGATGTCGCAGTCGTCGAACACCGCCTGCCCCGCGCCGAAGATGAAGTCGACGTGGCCGAGTATCTCGCAGTGGTGGAAGTAGTGGCGGCCGACGTTCGGGAACACGGTGTCCTGGTACCCGACGAGCCGCACGTCGACGAACGTGGTGCGGTCGGCGCCGTCGTACGTCATGACCGCGACGCCCTGCGTGCCGCGCAGCTTGGTGGGATCGGTGTCGGGCTTCGCGGCGTTCGCGTCGAAGTCGAACCCGTTCTCGATCGTCAGGCGCTCGGCGCGGAAGTCGGTGGCG
This DNA window, taken from Gemmatirosa kalamazoonensis, encodes the following:
- a CDS encoding ROK family transcriptional regulator produces the protein MLTGSNLLHTKQYNLRLVHEVIRLFGPLPRAEIARRTHLTGQTISNLTRELRELGLIVEGDRRQEGRGAPSTALAINPDGAFGIGLDFNRDHLTGLLLDVAGNVRHRVHVELEFPSPAETLELMVATVERLIAERGIARSAVCGVGVAIPGPMYPTPDGLGYLVNPRSFPGWHKVPLADWLQARLAMPVLLENDATAAAAGERWYGAGQRIGTFFYFCFGAGLGGGLVMNGTAFNGFTGNAGEIAYLPPVLAGDAGLGSGDDSEARSHVGAHFYLPRLYEALRRDGIAARTPADLDALYGAGHPALQAWMDTGADYLAGLTLAVEYLLDPEAIFFGGRLSERMMQALLDAVTRRLPGRRVPEKAATARLLVGTAGEDAAALGVATLPIHQCFSPAPQVLLKRGAQQATPAFAFGAHA
- a CDS encoding glycoside hydrolase family 9 protein; its protein translation is MTRAARRLGARGAALAALGVSLGAARAGAQPSAAIRLNQLGFPTTGAKAAVVADSAATRFAVLDARGDTVLAGALSPPERWAPSEEVVRRAEFGALRRPGRYVLAVPDVGVSTPFVVSDTPYHELARGAVKAFYFFRASTPIEARWAGPWARPAGHPDDRVLVHPSAASDARPAGTTIAAPGGWYDAGDYNKYVVNSAISTYTLLLAVEQFPAHAARLDTDVPESGDALPDALDEALWNLRWMRRMQDPADGGVYHKLTTAEFDRFEMPDADRAPRYVVQKSTAAALDFAAVAAHASLVVRAWPRELPGLADSLTREALAAWRWARQHPDSVYDQRRLNERHAPAINTGAYGDTQLADERRWAAAELYLATRADSFLVAAEPHAAPAADVPSWGSVRTLGLYSLVDHRATLPAGFDTTALVRRLASLADSLVARARQSPYGVPMTTRDFVWGSNAVAANQAMALVQAWRATGDTAALGTARAVLDYLLGRNATGYSFVTGFGARTPMHPHHRPSEADTVVAPVPGMLVGGPNPGQQDRCAGYPTRVPARSYVDATCAYAANEIAINWNAPLAYLAVALDALASRR
- a CDS encoding EamA family transporter; the protein is MSWILLALLAALTSAATNLALKRALAHGGVVASTVWYRFVGGLLLGAIVLAMGARPHATPAYWRTVAEVLPPECVGVLCMVRAFREGELSEVQPIFGLLPLFVMAGGAVILREVPTPTAAFGVAVLAAGIYTVGLTAGGSILAPVRALARKSSSWYAVASTACFSITSVLHKIGIAEVGPLPWGTTLGVGSALSLAVLLPLAGRRRAGPVAVDAGRWTRLVLLAGLFFALQQVGLQLALRMQDAAYVVSISSTSVIFVSVLAVLVLGERQAAAHRIAGSVLVSAGAALIALGG
- a CDS encoding alpha-xylosidase; this translates as MRTRLLAALLCLAWAGQVESQPLLGDPIDVSEDFHRVDQLYFVGARMTRFDAAAGRGTLQWERYARVPSFNFEKLDPGLSRAPGNEFPGTEYDRDPALPFAIDFVSPRAVRLRFSTRDVPLESMQPADDPMLAGPVPSDRSWRTAATDSAVTYTSAYGSVRLVRNPWSIEIRDAAGRLLTRTQRAGQPASYYPYVPFSFVRRARDVGRSTAATFELAPDEKIFGMGESFTRLDKRGQHVVAYLRDAMGAQSRWQYKAVPFFVSSRGYGMFVHTSAPVTFDVGAEYDAHHTIYTGDELLDLFVFLGDPKDVLTEYTAITGRSPVPPLWSFGLWMSRITYNSEAQVRDVAKKLRAYRIPADVLHLDTGWFETDWRGDYQFSTTRFTDPAAMIRDLKADGFRVSLWQYTYFTPKNALWKEIVDKGLNVRDEGGRLPGEDAVLDFSNPDAVRWYQDKLAGLLSLGVGAIKADFGENAPATGLYRSGRTGWYEHNLYPVRYNAAVYDVTKRVTGDGVIWGRSAWAGSQRYPLHWGGDAENTNQAMAAELRAGISFGLSGFTYWSHDVGGFVQRAPRDLYRRWLAFGVLTSHTRTHGAPPREPWEYDSALVVDFRRAVDLKYALMPYILAQAKLSSERGWPMLRALFFEYPQDPTSWLVEDEYLFGSDLLVAPLLEENATLRSLYLPPGRWIDYQTGRPYDGARWHRIEAGPIPIVLLVRDHAVIPHVAVAQHTGAIDWAHVELRAFSTDGAAATGTFTMPGDSVRTIRVQGGRLVGDPLAGRVAWRVTAPHTRSEGLKED
- a CDS encoding APC family permease, with translation MESSWRAEPRRAKFAIHPAEGHRMGELRRALTRVDTTALAVGTMIGTGILLKPAVMAQEAGAAWSVLLAWVVGGALTLTATLTYAELGAMFPRAGGEYVYLREAFGRGPAFVFGAARWVVGAGAAAAYGVAFATFLAALVPLEPMARKLVAAAVIATLTALNCLGVRVGGRLQTVVAAAKVAGLLVLVVGLAAAVARGTASLAFLGPAHAVSGARGGLAGFGAAVLASVWAYAGWFMVSMAAGEVKDPRRVLPFALTTATFVVVALYVLVNVAFLAALPLDQIATASSTRFPHAPSVANRAATALLGGPGAAFATALFLVAVVGSLNGTMLAIPRVPYAMARDGVLPALFGRVGDRSHVPVWSIVALGALGTAFAWAGTFDQLTTTITLVYCVGFASNAVGLFRLRRRAPHAERPFRVPGYPVVPALFLLGSTGLLVNTSLTNPREATVAAALLVVCAAAYPLLRPRGQAPANGSPSASVDADRSDAPDAGLGVATSVAPSPRATSLSASSARSASEPLGAASTGDP
- a CDS encoding pectinesterase family protein, whose protein sequence is MPILPVLLGAALAQPPRYQAVVDARFAGRDSAVVDGTPTFHTIGAALRTVPGENAATFVIFIRNGTYHEKLVVQKPNVTFLGESRAGTVLTWDDAAGTPVRPGEEIQGAEHGTHGTRNSYTLRIAATDFRAERLTIENGFDFDANAAKPDTDPTKLRGTQGVAVMTYDGADRTTFVDVRLVGYQDTVFPNVGRHYFHHCEILGHVDFIFGAGQAVFDDCDIVTRDLHRPQEGNGYVVAPSTEISKPYGFLFIHSRLKRETPGVAKGSVALGRPWHPGARVTAVGSAVFVDCWMDDHIGAKGWDRMSSVDSVSGVRYWFAPEAARFLEYGSTGPGAIASPTRRVMTDGDLRTYTPARVLDGWMPTVR